One Polaribacter sp. SA4-12 genomic window carries:
- the gndA gene encoding NADP-dependent phosphogluconate dehydrogenase, protein MGVSGCGKSTIGKLLAQELNIPFFDGDDFHPEENIAKMSSGQALNDDDRLGWLQTLNKLAIIQLSNKGCVIVCSALKESYRGILNTNIKCSSKWVFLNGSFEQIKERINARKGHFMSSELLKSQFDILEEPKKCIEIDISLSPKKIIKIIKKEVMNTSEFGLFGLGVMGKSLCRNLANNGFKISMFNRHVDGVEENIAKNFKAEHKELSNSEAFDDISSFVNSLQQPRRIMLMVNAGKTIDYVIEDLLPHLSENDILIDGGNSNYKKTKERFEYLKTKNIHFIGTGVSGGEEGALKGPSIMPSGDIEAYKSVQPFLETISAKDKNGLPCCTYVGPEGSGQFIKMVHNGVEYVEMQLLAEVATILENLGQNPDEIANTLESWKESANSYLLEITTSIFRKKEGNDWLVNKILDKAGNKGTGNWTAIASAELGVPSTLITSALFSRYISFYKEERILLNKSFKEVNNSKANITTNDVLEAYQFARIINHYQGFKLISEASIKSSWNLNLSKIARIWTNGCIIRSTLMEDLVEVFKNTTNILTNPKLIAIVNQYKPSAKKVISECVLNDITTPALAEALQFLNGITTAYASANIIQAQRDYFGAHTYQRLDDTSGKSHHTNWN, encoded by the coding sequence ATGGGAGTTTCTGGTTGTGGAAAAAGCACTATCGGAAAACTACTTGCACAAGAATTGAACATTCCTTTTTTTGACGGAGACGATTTTCATCCTGAAGAAAATATTGCAAAAATGTCTAGCGGACAAGCATTAAATGATGATGATAGATTAGGGTGGTTACAAACATTAAATAAATTAGCTATAATACAATTATCTAATAAAGGTTGTGTAATCGTTTGTTCGGCATTAAAGGAAAGTTATCGTGGTATTTTAAACACGAATATAAAATGTAGTTCAAAATGGGTTTTCCTTAATGGTTCTTTTGAACAAATTAAAGAAAGAATTAATGCTCGTAAAGGGCATTTTATGAGTTCTGAATTATTAAAATCTCAATTTGATATTCTGGAAGAACCTAAAAAATGTATTGAAATTGATATTAGTTTATCACCTAAAAAAATTATAAAAATTATAAAAAAAGAAGTAATGAATACCTCAGAATTTGGATTATTTGGACTAGGAGTTATGGGAAAAAGTTTATGTAGAAATTTAGCCAATAATGGGTTTAAAATTTCTATGTTTAATAGACATGTTGATGGTGTAGAAGAAAATATAGCCAAAAACTTTAAAGCAGAACACAAAGAGTTATCAAATTCAGAAGCTTTTGATGATATTTCATCTTTTGTAAACTCATTGCAACAACCAAGAAGAATTATGCTTATGGTTAACGCAGGAAAAACCATAGATTATGTTATTGAAGACTTGCTGCCTCATTTATCTGAAAACGATATCTTAATAGATGGAGGAAATTCTAACTATAAGAAAACCAAAGAACGTTTCGAATATTTAAAAACAAAAAACATTCATTTTATAGGAACAGGAGTTTCTGGTGGTGAAGAAGGCGCATTAAAAGGACCGTCTATAATGCCAAGTGGAGATATTGAAGCTTATAAAAGTGTACAACCATTTCTTGAAACTATTTCAGCTAAAGACAAAAATGGTTTGCCTTGTTGCACTTATGTTGGTCCTGAAGGAAGTGGTCAATTTATAAAAATGGTACACAATGGTGTTGAGTATGTAGAAATGCAATTATTAGCAGAAGTAGCAACTATTTTAGAAAACTTAGGACAAAACCCAGATGAAATTGCAAACACTTTAGAATCTTGGAAAGAATCTGCAAACAGTTATTTGTTAGAAATAACAACTTCTATTTTTAGAAAGAAAGAAGGTAACGATTGGTTGGTAAATAAAATATTAGATAAAGCTGGTAATAAAGGTACAGGAAATTGGACAGCAATTGCTTCTGCGGAATTAGGTGTACCAAGTACATTAATTACTTCTGCATTATTTTCACGTTATATTTCTTTTTACAAGGAAGAACGTATTCTATTAAATAAAAGTTTTAAAGAAGTAAATAATTCGAAAGCAAACATAACTACAAATGACGTTTTAGAGGCTTATCAGTTTGCTAGAATTATAAATCATTATCAAGGATTTAAATTAATTTCTGAAGCTTCTATTAAGTCTTCATGGAATTTGAATTTAAGTAAAATTGCTAGAATTTGGACAAACGGCTGTATTATTAGATCTACTTTAATGGAAGATTTAGTAGAAGTATTTAAAAATACAACCAACATTTTAACGAATCCAAAATTAATCGCTATTGTTAATCAATACAAACCATCAGCAAAAAAGGTGATCTCAGAATGTGTTCTTAATGATATAACGACACCTGCTTTGGCAGAAGCACTTCAATTTTTAAACGGAATTACAACTGCATATGCTTCCGCAAATATCATACAAGCACAACGAGATTATTTTGGAGCTCACACCTATCAAAGACTAGATGATACTTCTGGAAAAAGTCATCATACCAACTGGAACTAA
- a CDS encoding polysaccharide lyase 6 family protein produces the protein MKKIVLTLVAILAFTISKTNAQEILVSNITEYNNAIKSAKAGAVIVLKNGVWKDVKLNAYGKGEEGNPILIKAETAGKVIISGNSTLNIYGEYIIVGGLWFKDGNTEYKSVVQFRKDSKTFANNCRFTNSTISYYNTETELKDHWVDLWGKNNRVDHNNFTGKISEGTTLVVWLKGEEHLENNHRIDNNLFGPRPDLGKNGGETIRIGTSANSKKSSKTLVERNVFANCDGEIEIVSNKSCDNIFRDNLFVESKGTLTLRHGNNALVERNVFIGNGVSKTGGIRVINQGHIVRNNFLIGLTGDGYRGSIVVMNGVPNSPLNRYDQVKNVDIQNNTIINSGPISFGEGKDDEKTLAPKNVNFSNNLIYNNKNSKNIIFVDDTSGITFNNNYIDTPIPEALKGFSPTKIDFKEIASFLIPTANNSDLLAVTKNDKSYEKDITNTARQVFNAGAFNLDSKKLPKALKLRAGPGWKVDIIAPIIKPANITVEPGLETLRKAIDKASPGSVLNLKTGEYLLEKKIKVGKNITIIGDKGGATIIMAKKGLEKPIDYLFRVNEGITLNISNAILDGVNSNLKYAIVSPDKKEAGLYNLFVDNITFQNFTNKNGGSVFKAYNGTKADTLSFINSRFEDNYRGLNLSYDKDLMGEYNANTIILENTVFKNIEEAAVNYFRKVITPEIPGGNLIVKNCVFSNVYNQEKGKIIRTEGIHNVEITNTVFENSYKVKAPVDLKGKNNFISNCLIYNNGFVKISKNAKKENIFYKNPKWEDKTLFIPSKKSILLKENNEIENIGLNQ, from the coding sequence ATGAAAAAAATAGTATTAACACTTGTAGCAATTTTAGCTTTTACAATATCTAAAACAAATGCTCAAGAGATTTTAGTCTCAAACATTACAGAGTATAATAACGCAATTAAATCTGCAAAAGCTGGTGCTGTTATTGTACTAAAAAATGGCGTTTGGAAAGATGTTAAATTAAACGCTTATGGAAAAGGAGAAGAAGGAAATCCTATTTTAATTAAGGCAGAAACTGCTGGTAAAGTAATTATTTCGGGTAATTCTACTTTAAATATTTATGGAGAGTATATAATTGTAGGAGGTCTTTGGTTTAAAGACGGAAATACAGAATATAAATCTGTTGTACAATTTAGAAAAGACTCAAAAACATTTGCAAACAATTGTCGTTTTACCAATTCAACTATATCCTATTATAATACAGAAACAGAATTAAAAGACCATTGGGTAGATCTTTGGGGTAAAAACAACAGAGTAGATCACAATAATTTCACAGGTAAAATAAGCGAAGGAACAACTTTAGTCGTTTGGTTAAAAGGAGAAGAACATTTAGAAAACAATCATAGAATAGACAATAACCTTTTTGGGCCAAGACCAGATTTAGGTAAAAATGGTGGAGAAACAATTAGAATTGGTACAAGTGCCAACTCAAAGAAATCATCTAAAACATTAGTAGAAAGAAATGTTTTTGCAAATTGTGATGGAGAAATAGAAATTGTATCAAACAAATCTTGTGATAATATTTTTAGAGACAATTTATTTGTTGAAAGTAAAGGGACTTTAACACTTAGACATGGAAATAATGCATTAGTAGAACGAAATGTTTTTATAGGAAATGGAGTTTCTAAAACAGGAGGAATTAGAGTTATAAACCAAGGTCATATTGTAAGAAATAACTTTTTAATAGGATTAACTGGAGATGGTTACAGAGGATCAATTGTTGTTATGAATGGAGTGCCAAATTCACCTTTAAACAGATACGACCAAGTAAAAAACGTAGACATTCAAAATAATACAATTATTAATTCTGGACCAATTTCTTTTGGAGAAGGAAAAGATGATGAAAAAACATTAGCACCTAAAAATGTTAATTTTTCTAATAACTTAATCTATAACAACAAGAATTCAAAAAATATTATTTTTGTTGATGATACTTCTGGAATTACTTTTAATAATAATTATATAGATACTCCTATTCCTGAAGCTTTAAAAGGTTTTTCACCTACAAAAATAGATTTTAAAGAAATAGCTTCATTCCTTATTCCTACAGCAAATAATAGCGATTTATTAGCTGTTACCAAGAATGATAAGAGTTACGAGAAAGACATTACTAATACAGCAAGACAAGTATTTAATGCTGGGGCTTTTAACTTAGATTCGAAAAAACTACCAAAAGCATTAAAACTAAGAGCTGGTCCAGGTTGGAAAGTAGATATTATTGCTCCTATCATAAAACCAGCAAATATTACTGTAGAACCAGGTTTAGAAACTTTAAGAAAAGCAATCGATAAAGCTTCTCCAGGATCTGTATTAAATTTAAAAACTGGAGAATATCTTTTAGAAAAGAAAATTAAAGTCGGTAAAAACATTACTATTATTGGAGACAAAGGTGGTGCAACAATAATAATGGCTAAGAAAGGTTTAGAGAAGCCAATTGATTATCTGTTTAGAGTAAATGAAGGAATCACATTAAATATTAGTAATGCTATTTTAGATGGGGTTAATTCTAATTTAAAGTATGCAATTGTATCTCCAGACAAAAAAGAAGCTGGACTTTATAACTTATTTGTAGACAATATTACTTTTCAAAACTTTACAAATAAAAATGGTGGTAGTGTTTTTAAAGCCTATAACGGTACAAAGGCAGATACATTAAGTTTCATAAACTCTAGATTTGAAGACAATTACAGAGGTTTAAATTTATCTTATGATAAAGATTTAATGGGGGAATATAATGCTAATACTATTATTTTAGAAAACACCGTTTTTAAGAATATTGAAGAAGCTGCTGTAAATTATTTTAGAAAAGTAATTACCCCAGAAATACCAGGAGGAAATTTAATTGTAAAGAATTGTGTTTTTAGTAATGTCTATAATCAAGAAAAAGGAAAAATTATTAGAACAGAAGGAATTCATAATGTTGAGATAACAAATACAGTTTTTGAAAATAGTTATAAAGTAAAAGCTCCTGTAGATTTAAAAGGTAAAAATAACTTTATCTCAAATTGCTTAATATATAACAATGGTTTTGTTAAAATTAGCAAAAACGCCAAAAAAGAAAACATCTTCTACAAGAATCCAAAATGGGAAGATAAAACACTTTTTATTCCAAGTAAGAAATCAATCTTATTAAAAGAAAATAATGAAATTGAAAATATTGGCTTGAATCAATAA
- the metK gene encoding methionine adenosyltransferase, producing the protein MSYLFTSESVSEGHPDKVADQISDALIDNFLAFDKTSKVACETLVTTGQVFLAGEVKSKTYLDVQKIARDVINKIGYTKGEYMFDGNSCGVLSAIHEQSPDINQGVDRANPEDQGAGDQGMMFGYATDETENYMPLALELSHRLLIELAALRRENTDIPYLRPDAKSQVTIEYSDDNVPQRIDAIVISTQHDDFDKSDEVMLAKIKKDIVEILIPRVVAKLPAHIQKLFTNDITYHINPTGVFVIGGPHGDTGLTGRKIIVDTYGGKGAHGGGAFSGKDPSKVDRSGAYATRHIAKNLVAAGLCKEVLVQVSYAIGVAKPTSINVETYNTSKVDLSDGEISKIVESIFDMRPYFIEKRLKLRTPIYSETAAYGHMGRTPEIKTVTFTNPMGETVSEEVETFTWEKLDYVNTIKEAFKL; encoded by the coding sequence ATGTCATATTTATTTACCTCAGAAAGTGTTTCTGAAGGACACCCAGACAAAGTTGCAGATCAAATTTCTGATGCTTTAATCGATAATTTTTTAGCTTTCGATAAAACAAGTAAAGTTGCTTGTGAAACTTTAGTTACCACTGGTCAAGTATTTTTAGCCGGAGAAGTAAAGTCTAAAACATATTTAGATGTTCAAAAAATTGCTAGAGATGTAATTAACAAAATTGGTTACACAAAAGGAGAATACATGTTTGATGGAAACTCTTGTGGAGTTTTATCAGCAATTCATGAACAATCTCCAGATATTAATCAAGGAGTTGATAGAGCAAACCCAGAAGATCAAGGTGCAGGAGATCAAGGAATGATGTTTGGTTATGCAACAGATGAAACTGAGAACTATATGCCTTTGGCTTTAGAATTATCTCACAGATTGTTAATTGAATTAGCAGCTTTAAGAAGAGAGAATACTGATATTCCTTACTTAAGACCAGATGCAAAAAGTCAAGTTACAATTGAATATTCTGATGATAATGTGCCACAAAGAATTGATGCGATTGTTATTTCTACTCAGCATGATGATTTTGACAAGTCTGACGAAGTAATGTTAGCGAAGATTAAAAAAGACATTGTAGAAATTTTGATTCCAAGAGTTGTAGCAAAATTACCCGCTCACATTCAAAAATTATTTACAAACGACATTACATATCATATTAATCCAACAGGAGTTTTTGTAATTGGAGGACCTCATGGAGACACAGGTTTAACAGGAAGAAAAATTATTGTTGATACTTATGGTGGAAAAGGTGCTCATGGTGGAGGAGCTTTTTCTGGAAAAGATCCTTCTAAAGTAGATAGATCTGGCGCATATGCAACAAGACATATTGCGAAGAATTTAGTTGCTGCAGGACTTTGTAAAGAAGTTTTAGTTCAGGTTTCTTATGCAATTGGTGTTGCAAAACCAACAAGTATTAATGTTGAAACGTACAATACTTCTAAAGTAGATTTATCTGATGGAGAAATTAGTAAAATAGTAGAATCTATTTTTGATATGCGTCCTTACTTTATTGAAAAACGCTTAAAATTAAGAACTCCTATTTATTCTGAAACTGCTGCTTATGGTCACATGGGAAGAACTCCAGAAATAAAAACAGTTACATTTACAAACCCTATGGGAGAAACTGTTTCTGAAGAAGTAGAAACTTTTACTTGGGAAAAATTAGATTATGTAAACACAATAAAAGAAGCTTTTAAATTGTAA
- a CDS encoding O-acetylhomoserine aminocarboxypropyltransferase/cysteine synthase family protein → MSTLKLATNALHAGHDVTKNGGTRAVPIYQTSSYVFNNSEHAANLFSLKELGFIYTRLNNPTNQILQDRLASVEGGIGAVVFASGTAAISTGLLTLLKAGDHIVASSSLYGGTYNLLSVTLPRFGITTTFVDASNPDNFAAAVQDNTRAFFVESLGNPKLDVLDLEAISVHSKAAEVPFIVDNTVATPVLLNPIKHGADIVIHSLTKYIGGQGTSLGGAIVDAGTFNWANGKFPEFTEPSAGYHGLKYHDALGAAAFTFKLILEGLRDFGGALSPTNAFNIIQGLETLPVRIKQHSENALALATWLEAQEEVTWVNYPGLESSKYNALAKKYLPKGQSGIVTFGAKGGFEAAKTIADKTKVFSLLANIGDTKSLIIHPASTTHQQLDEAQQASAGVSQDLIRLSVGIEDLEDLKADLKAAFSEI, encoded by the coding sequence ATGAGTACATTAAAATTAGCAACAAACGCATTACATGCAGGGCATGATGTAACAAAAAATGGAGGAACAAGAGCAGTTCCTATTTACCAAACATCATCGTATGTTTTTAACAATTCAGAACATGCAGCAAATCTTTTTTCATTAAAAGAATTAGGTTTTATTTACACACGTTTAAACAACCCAACAAACCAAATTTTACAAGATCGTTTAGCATCTGTAGAAGGCGGAATTGGAGCTGTAGTTTTTGCTTCTGGTACAGCAGCAATTTCAACAGGTTTATTAACGTTATTAAAAGCAGGAGATCATATTGTAGCTTCTAGTAGTTTATATGGTGGTACTTACAATTTGTTAAGTGTTACTTTACCAAGATTCGGAATTACAACTACGTTTGTAGATGCTTCAAATCCTGATAATTTTGCAGCTGCAGTTCAAGACAATACAAGAGCATTTTTTGTAGAATCTTTAGGAAATCCTAAATTAGATGTTTTAGATTTAGAAGCAATTTCTGTACATTCTAAAGCGGCAGAAGTTCCTTTTATTGTTGATAATACGGTTGCAACACCCGTTTTATTGAATCCTATAAAACATGGAGCGGATATTGTAATTCATTCATTAACAAAATATATTGGTGGACAAGGAACTTCTTTAGGAGGCGCAATTGTTGATGCTGGTACTTTTAATTGGGCAAATGGAAAATTCCCTGAATTTACAGAGCCTTCTGCAGGTTACCATGGTTTAAAATATCATGATGCCTTAGGTGCAGCAGCATTTACTTTTAAATTGATTTTAGAAGGATTACGTGATTTTGGTGGCGCTTTAAGTCCAACAAATGCATTTAATATTATTCAAGGATTAGAGACTTTACCAGTTAGAATTAAACAACATTCAGAAAATGCTTTGGCATTAGCAACTTGGTTAGAAGCGCAAGAAGAAGTAACTTGGGTAAATTATCCTGGTTTAGAAAGTAGTAAATACAATGCATTAGCAAAAAAATATTTACCTAAAGGACAAAGTGGAATTGTAACTTTTGGAGCAAAAGGTGGTTTTGAAGCTGCAAAAACAATTGCAGATAAAACAAAAGTATTTTCTTTATTAGCAAATATTGGAGATACAAAATCATTGATTATTCACCCAGCAAGTACAACGCACCAACAATTAGATGAAGCACAACAAGCAAGTGCGGGTGTGAGCCAAGATTTAATTCGTTTATCTGTTGGTATTGAAGATTTAGAAGATTTAAAAGCAGATTTAAAAGCGGCTTTTTCAGAAATATAA
- the thrA gene encoding bifunctional aspartate kinase/homoserine dehydrogenase I — translation MKDLLQHIKINDFTTEAGALISEMNLSYHVFGKKLGTAPVVLINHALTGHSNVAGKEGWWQDIVGDKKAINTEVYTILSFNIPGNGFDGFLIDNYKDFIARDVARIFLEGLSTLNIDKLFALIGGSLGGGIAWEMVVLNNKLTKHFLPIATDWKSTDWLIANCQIQEQFLVNSSNPVHDARMHAMLCYRTPESFKERFHRSKKDDSDIFDVESWLLHHGKSLQERYQLSSYKLMNQLLKTIDVTIGGKKDIENLDKIDANIHIIGVDSDLFFTAEENRETHKKLALTKDNVTYNEINSVHGHDAFLMEYDQLQKIIEPIFNKDYREKKMKVLKFGGKSLANGKGLENAIEIIASKYKDGIEITVVASARGNSTNELEAILEKAASKKEYKSEFEKFKEYQLEPNNSVDFSKEFSKLETIFEGVSLLGDYSQKIKDKVLAQGELLSVKLIASLLEKQHISANSVDSRSLIITDENFGNAQPITAVSKENVISYFKKNKNTIHIVSGFIASNKKGETTTLGRNGSNYTAALLANYLDADELQNYTHVSGIFTANPDLVADAKKIEQLSFSEANELANFGATILHAKTIIPLLEKNINLRILNTFNKEDRGTLITAESSTKGIKSISTIDNVALLNFEGRGLLGKVGVDARIFKTLSDRNISISIIAQGSSERGIGLIIDADKAQEAVAALEKEFENDFYSQDVNQISIVNNVAVISIIGQDLSEFHHPYNALIKNQIVPVLFNNTVTGKNVSLVVKKDQLHKAVNVIHGQVFGVTKKINIAIFGKGLVGGTLIDQIIENTQSVLERRKLQLNVFAVANSKKVLLNKNGVSKDWKENLLENGDSTTTVNDIISFAKEHHFENLIVVDNTASVKFVSNYIPFIEAGFDLVSCNKIANTLSFDFYKEVRSKLKEYKKQYLYETNVGAGLPLIDTIRLLHESGENITKIRGVFSGSLSYLFNTFSAENVPFSKTLQEAIDKGFTEPDPREDLGGNDVARKLLILARELDLENELSEVEIKNLIPENLRNGSADEFLGRLELLNDEYQTLKDNQKPNHVLRYIGELSGDLSQNKGKLEVKLVSTPESTPLGSLKGSDAIFEIYTESYGEQPIVIQGAGAGASVTARGVFGDILRLAKHNN, via the coding sequence TTGAAAGATTTATTACAACATATTAAGATAAATGATTTTACGACAGAAGCTGGTGCTTTAATTTCTGAAATGAATTTGAGTTATCATGTTTTTGGAAAAAAATTAGGTACAGCTCCTGTGGTATTAATCAATCATGCTCTAACTGGTCACAGTAATGTTGCTGGTAAAGAAGGTTGGTGGCAAGATATTGTTGGTGATAAAAAAGCAATAAATACGGAAGTTTACACCATTTTATCTTTTAATATTCCAGGTAATGGTTTTGATGGTTTTCTAATTGATAATTATAAAGATTTTATTGCAAGAGACGTTGCAAGAATTTTTTTAGAAGGATTATCAACATTAAATATTGATAAATTATTTGCATTAATTGGAGGTTCTTTAGGTGGAGGAATTGCTTGGGAAATGGTTGTTTTAAATAATAAATTGACAAAGCATTTTTTACCAATTGCAACCGATTGGAAATCTACAGATTGGTTAATTGCTAATTGTCAAATTCAAGAACAGTTTTTGGTAAATTCTAGTAATCCAGTGCATGATGCACGTATGCATGCCATGTTGTGTTACAGAACTCCAGAATCTTTTAAAGAACGTTTTCATCGATCTAAAAAAGACGATTCAGATATTTTTGACGTAGAAAGTTGGTTGTTGCATCATGGTAAATCTTTGCAAGAACGGTATCAATTATCTTCTTATAAATTAATGAATCAATTGTTAAAAACGATTGATGTTACTATAGGTGGAAAAAAAGATATTGAAAACTTAGATAAGATTGATGCTAATATTCACATTATTGGTGTTGATTCTGATTTGTTTTTTACTGCGGAAGAAAATAGAGAAACGCATAAAAAGTTAGCGTTAACAAAAGATAACGTTACTTATAATGAGATAAATTCGGTTCATGGACATGATGCTTTTTTGATGGAATATGATCAATTGCAGAAAATTATTGAACCTATTTTTAATAAAGATTACAGAGAAAAGAAGATGAAAGTTTTAAAATTTGGAGGAAAATCTTTGGCCAATGGTAAAGGATTGGAAAATGCAATAGAAATTATTGCAAGTAAATATAAAGACGGAATAGAAATTACGGTTGTTGCCTCTGCAAGAGGGAATTCTACAAACGAACTAGAAGCAATTTTAGAAAAGGCAGCATCAAAAAAAGAATATAAATCAGAATTTGAAAAATTTAAAGAATATCAACTAGAACCTAATAATTCAGTTGATTTCTCTAAAGAATTTTCAAAACTAGAAACTATTTTTGAAGGTGTTTCTTTATTAGGAGATTATAGTCAGAAGATTAAAGATAAAGTTTTAGCTCAAGGCGAATTACTATCTGTAAAGTTAATAGCTAGTTTACTAGAAAAGCAACATATTTCTGCAAATTCTGTAGATTCAAGATCTTTAATTATTACTGATGAAAATTTTGGAAATGCACAACCTATTACTGCAGTTTCTAAAGAAAATGTAATTAGTTATTTTAAGAAAAATAAGAATACTATACATATTGTTTCTGGTTTTATTGCATCAAACAAAAAAGGAGAAACAACTACTTTAGGTAGAAATGGTAGTAATTATACAGCAGCTTTATTGGCGAATTATTTAGATGCTGATGAGTTGCAAAATTATACACATGTAAGTGGCATTTTTACTGCAAACCCAGATTTAGTTGCAGATGCAAAAAAAATTGAACAATTATCATTTTCAGAAGCGAATGAATTGGCAAATTTTGGAGCAACTATTTTACACGCAAAAACAATTATTCCTTTATTAGAAAAGAATATAAATCTTCGAATTTTAAACACGTTTAATAAAGAAGATAGAGGAACTTTAATAACCGCAGAATCATCAACAAAAGGAATTAAATCTATTTCTACGATTGATAATGTTGCTTTACTGAATTTTGAAGGTAGAGGTTTGTTAGGCAAAGTTGGTGTTGATGCTCGTATTTTTAAAACCTTAAGTGATCGAAATATTAGTATAAGTATTATTGCTCAGGGTTCTTCAGAAAGAGGAATTGGGTTAATTATTGATGCAGATAAAGCACAAGAAGCAGTAGCTGCTCTTGAAAAAGAGTTTGAAAATGATTTTTATTCACAAGATGTTAATCAGATCTCAATTGTAAATAATGTTGCAGTAATTTCTATCATTGGTCAAGATTTAAGTGAGTTTCATCATCCTTATAATGCATTGATTAAAAACCAAATTGTACCTGTTTTATTCAATAATACGGTTACTGGAAAAAACGTGAGTTTGGTGGTCAAGAAAGACCAATTACACAAAGCTGTGAATGTAATTCACGGTCAGGTTTTTGGTGTTACTAAAAAAATTAATATTGCCATTTTTGGAAAAGGTTTAGTTGGCGGAACGTTAATTGATCAGATTATTGAAAACACACAATCTGTTTTAGAGAGAAGAAAGCTTCAATTAAATGTTTTTGCAGTTGCAAATTCTAAAAAAGTATTACTAAATAAAAACGGAGTTTCTAAAGACTGGAAAGAAAATCTTTTAGAAAATGGAGATTCAACTACTACTGTTAATGATATAATATCATTTGCAAAAGAACATCATTTTGAAAATTTAATTGTGGTAGATAATACTGCAAGTGTCAAATTTGTCAGTAATTATATTCCTTTTATAGAAGCTGGTTTCGATTTGGTTTCTTGTAATAAAATTGCAAATACGTTATCTTTTGATTTTTACAAAGAAGTAAGATCAAAATTAAAAGAATACAAAAAGCAATATCTGTATGAAACGAATGTTGGTGCAGGTTTACCTTTAATTGATACCATTCGTTTATTACATGAATCTGGAGAAAATATCACTAAAATTAGAGGTGTTTTTTCAGGGAGTTTAAGTTACCTTTTTAATACATTTTCTGCTGAGAATGTTCCTTTTTCTAAAACATTACAAGAAGCAATTGATAAAGGTTTTACAGAACCAGATCCGAGAGAGGATTTAGGTGGAAATGATGTTGCTAGAAAATTACTAATTTTAGCAAGAGAATTAGATTTAGAAAATGAATTATCAGAAGTTGAGATTAAAAATCTAATTCCGGAAAACCTAAGAAATGGTTCTGCGGATGAATTTCTAGGTAGATTAGAATTGTTAAATGATGAATATCAAACTTTAAAAGACAATCAAAAGCCAAATCACGTTTTACGTTATATTGGCGAATTAAGTGGAGATTTATCACAAAATAAAGGGAAGTTAGAAGTAAAATTAGTTTCCACACCAGAAAGTACGCCATTAGGATCTTTAAAAGGTTCTGATGCAATATTTGAAATTTATACAGAATCTTATGGAGAACAACCAATTGTAATTCAAGGAGCAGGAGCAGGAGCAAGTGTAACCGCAAGAGGAGTTTTTGGAGATATTTTAAGATTAGCAAAACATAACAATTAA